In Turicibacter sanguinis, a genomic segment contains:
- a CDS encoding AI-2E family transporter, giving the protein MFDKVKISKKYLNIAMITLVIGIILLFVYQLSLKSSDIVLWTKSFLTNFLSVISPILYAFVISYILYRPLMFIERNFKKGFKKISKKGISNGMARTISILLLAILVFFAIYTLINSIFPPLIENIDTVMQSLPNFQTIITEWINNLTPYIKAVSITNEQIQEFTLFLTNLLKGLLTNALNIGTGVVTNLTGLVINTLATIILTFYFLKDKETIFAGIDKLGTVIFKPQIKAKIKHFLHDLHEVFGNFIVGQLIDAAIVGVASSLLLLIIGHPFALLIGLIAGVSNIIPYVGPIIGAALALILGLFTSVKLGILGFILLIAYQQIDGYFIQPKILGDSVGLAPVWIFIAILIGGNYLGALGMILSVPIAALCKVYIDRRFQKLETRA; this is encoded by the coding sequence TTGTTTGATAAAGTTAAAATTAGCAAAAAATATTTGAATATTGCCATGATTACGTTAGTCATCGGAATCATTTTATTATTCGTTTATCAATTATCTTTAAAATCATCGGATATCGTTCTTTGGACAAAAAGTTTTTTAACCAATTTTTTATCCGTCATCTCACCTATTTTATATGCCTTTGTTATTTCATATATTTTATATCGCCCTCTCATGTTTATTGAGCGTAATTTTAAAAAAGGATTTAAAAAGATAAGTAAAAAAGGGATTTCAAATGGAATGGCACGCACCATCAGTATTTTATTACTAGCTATCCTTGTCTTCTTCGCTATCTATACGTTGATTAATTCAATCTTTCCTCCTCTCATTGAAAATATCGATACCGTTATGCAATCACTTCCTAACTTCCAAACCATTATTACGGAATGGATTAATAATTTAACGCCATATATTAAAGCAGTTTCTATTACTAACGAACAAATTCAAGAGTTTACGTTATTCTTAACAAACCTTTTAAAAGGTTTATTAACAAATGCTTTAAATATTGGAACAGGTGTTGTAACAAATTTAACAGGACTTGTAATCAATACATTAGCGACTATCATCTTAACCTTCTACTTCCTTAAAGATAAAGAAACGATTTTTGCAGGTATTGATAAATTAGGAACTGTTATTTTTAAGCCACAGATAAAAGCAAAAATTAAACATTTCTTACATGACTTACATGAGGTCTTTGGTAATTTTATTGTTGGACAATTAATTGATGCCGCTATTGTTGGCGTTGCATCTAGTCTTTTATTACTCATTATCGGTCATCCGTTTGCTTTATTAATTGGATTAATCGCCGGGGTTTCTAATATCATCCCTTATGTTGGGCCTATCATCGGTGCTGCACTTGCTTTAATTCTTGGGTTATTTACAAGTGTTAAACTTGGTATTTTAGGATTTATCTTATTAATTGCCTATCAGCAAATAGACGGATACTTTATTCAACCTAAAATATTAGGAGATAGCGTCGGTCTTGCACCCGTTTGGATTTTTATTGCCATTTTAATTGGTGGGAATTATTTAGGAGCTCTTGGTATGATTCTTTCTGTTCCAATTGCCGCTTTATGCAAAGTATACATTGATCGTAGATTTCAAAAATTAGAAACGCGTGCTTAA
- a CDS encoding response regulator transcription factor, translating to MSQSHILIVEDEKDIALAIEAYLTNQGYKVSIAGNGIEALEIVEATPIDLAIVDVMMPKMDGITFTMKLREHHHFPVIMLSAKSEEVDQIMGLNMGADDYVTKPFRPLELLARVNSQLRRYKRFSNLLNEESSNVITIGGLELNTETKEFTVDGNAVKLTPIEYKILNLLMKHPGRVFPTEEIYERIWNETAINTDTIMVHIRNIREKIEINPKNPKYLKVVWGVGYKLEKQ from the coding sequence ATGAGTCAGTCACATATTTTAATTGTTGAGGATGAAAAAGATATTGCATTAGCAATTGAAGCTTATTTAACAAATCAAGGATATAAGGTTAGTATTGCAGGTAATGGAATTGAAGCATTAGAAATTGTGGAAGCAACGCCAATTGATTTAGCCATTGTTGATGTCATGATGCCTAAAATGGATGGTATTACGTTTACGATGAAATTACGTGAACATCATCATTTTCCAGTGATTATGCTCTCAGCAAAATCGGAAGAGGTCGATCAAATTATGGGATTAAATATGGGGGCTGATGATTATGTGACGAAGCCATTTCGTCCATTAGAATTACTGGCTCGTGTCAACTCTCAACTTCGTCGTTATAAAAGGTTTTCAAATCTTTTAAATGAAGAAAGTTCAAATGTTATTACGATTGGTGGACTTGAATTAAATACTGAAACAAAGGAATTTACTGTAGACGGAAATGCAGTTAAATTAACGCCTATTGAGTACAAAATTTTGAACTTGTTAATGAAACATCCAGGTCGTGTTTTTCCTACGGAAGAAATTTATGAGCGCATTTGGAATGAAACTGCCATAAATACCGATACGATTATGGTTCATATTCGAAACATTCGAGAAAAAATAGAAATAAATCCGAAAAATCCAAAATATTTAAAGGTGGTGTGGGGAGTTGGATACAAACTCGAAAAGCAGTAA
- a CDS encoding Crp/Fnr family transcriptional regulator yields MNWLTSRIENGSQSLKDGIVMKRYEKGMTILSAEDEIKGVLIVKKGKAKVYSLAENGSTHMIKIYEAGELLGEMEILTGRTVFHYVEALETCEMMWISQSLFFDWIKEDSDVSLYIMKQLAEKLYRSATVMKSVVLYPLKYQVLFFIWRHICETKEMVIKKELVVEALGSNTRSINRIIKELDEDGILDNLSGEIIVHEFSKVVQLVSQYES; encoded by the coding sequence ATGAATTGGTTAACATCACGAATTGAGAATGGAAGTCAGAGTTTAAAAGATGGCATAGTTATGAAAAGATACGAAAAAGGGATGACAATTTTATCTGCAGAAGATGAAATTAAGGGTGTTTTAATTGTCAAAAAGGGAAAAGCTAAAGTATATTCTCTTGCTGAAAATGGATCGACTCATATGATTAAAATTTATGAAGCGGGAGAATTGCTAGGTGAGATGGAAATTCTCACTGGAAGAACTGTCTTTCATTATGTGGAGGCATTAGAAACGTGTGAGATGATGTGGATTTCACAGTCTTTATTTTTTGATTGGATAAAAGAGGATTCGGATGTTTCACTTTATATCATGAAGCAATTAGCAGAAAAATTATATCGTAGTGCAACCGTGATGAAGTCAGTTGTTTTATATCCACTTAAATATCAAGTGTTGTTTTTTATCTGGCGGCATATTTGTGAAACCAAGGAAATGGTCATAAAGAAAGAACTTGTTGTTGAGGCTTTAGGTTCTAACACAAGAAGCATCAATCGTATTATTAAAGAATTAGATGAGGATGGTATTTTAGATAATTTAAGTGGCGAAATTATCGTTCATGAATTTTCAAAAGTGGTTCAATTAGTTAGTCAATATGAATCATAA
- a CDS encoding heavy metal translocating P-type ATPase — protein sequence MGKSNPFKLMLEGLNCANCANKIEERVNRLELVEEANLNFSTTQLIVKLYDESMKSQAIEEIKSIVKQLEPDVVVSEKTQLVTQVKQSQNKEIKLLLEGLNCANCANKIEDRVNQLASVESANLNFSTSQLSVTLEDGAIKQETLVEIKSIINKLEPDVVVSEKVSTVTGKISSCQDSSCSTHDHDTHEHSHEHFDAESGFKGFIKENIALLLGVIVFIITSVGNWPAEVLLYAISYLLIGGNVLTTAFKNIMRGEFFDENFLMMVATVGAFAIGEYPEAIAVMLFYEIGELFQGYAVNRSRKSISSLLDIRADHANLVTTGGVKEVSPEEVSIDDVIIVKPGERVPLDGIVVEGESYLDTSALTGESVPRLVHVGEEILAGCINTNALVRVRVSATYGDSTVARILELVENASSKKAQTEKFITKFARVYTPIVVLLAVAIAIIPSLIFGADFSTWLYRALVFLVVSCPCALVVSIPLGFFAGLGGASSLGVLIKGGNYLEALNHVETVVFDKTGTLTKGVFKVTQIHSVNMTEEDFIQVAAHAESHSTHPIAKSIVVAYGKELSTDRLTNYEDIAGQGIKVKVDDQQVLIGNATLMQSANLEVSEVDAIGTIIHMAINGEYKGYMVIADEIKESSKAAIAELKKRGVSKVVMLTGDHKSVADKVAKELGIDEVYSQLLPHQKVEHVEALLAKKSSDQNLVFVGDGMNDAPVLARADIGVAMGGIGSDAAIEAADVVLMKDDPMALVDAIVKAKQTSRILYQNIIFALGVKILVMILGALGFATMWAAVFADVGVTILAVMNSTRALKRK from the coding sequence ATGGGGAAATCAAATCCATTTAAATTAATGTTAGAGGGATTAAATTGTGCGAATTGTGCTAATAAAATTGAAGAGCGTGTGAATCGATTAGAATTGGTAGAGGAGGCTAATTTAAACTTTTCCACAACTCAATTAATTGTGAAATTATATGATGAGTCAATGAAATCACAAGCTATTGAAGAGATTAAAAGTATTGTGAAACAATTAGAGCCTGATGTAGTAGTATCAGAAAAAACTCAATTAGTTACACAAGTGAAACAGTCACAAAATAAAGAGATTAAACTTTTATTAGAAGGGTTGAACTGTGCAAACTGTGCAAATAAAATTGAAGACCGTGTTAATCAATTAGCGTCAGTTGAAAGTGCTAATTTGAATTTTTCCACAAGCCAATTAAGTGTTACACTCGAGGATGGAGCAATCAAACAAGAAACACTCGTTGAGATAAAAAGTATTATTAATAAATTAGAGCCTGATGTAGTGGTATCAGAAAAAGTATCAACTGTTACTGGTAAAATCAGTTCATGCCAAGATAGTTCTTGTTCAACACACGATCATGATACACATGAGCATAGTCACGAACATTTTGATGCCGAGTCAGGGTTTAAAGGCTTTATTAAGGAAAATATCGCCTTGCTACTTGGAGTTATTGTGTTCATTATCACGAGTGTTGGTAATTGGCCAGCTGAAGTGCTGTTATATGCGATTAGTTATTTATTAATCGGAGGAAATGTGTTGACGACAGCATTTAAAAATATAATGCGTGGTGAATTTTTTGATGAAAACTTCTTGATGATGGTTGCCACTGTTGGAGCTTTTGCCATTGGAGAATACCCTGAGGCCATCGCCGTTATGTTATTTTATGAAATTGGTGAATTGTTCCAAGGTTATGCGGTCAATCGTTCACGTAAATCAATTAGTTCTTTACTTGATATTCGTGCAGATCATGCTAATTTAGTGACAACTGGGGGGGTAAAGGAAGTTTCGCCGGAAGAGGTATCGATTGATGACGTGATTATCGTAAAACCTGGTGAACGTGTACCACTAGATGGAATCGTGGTTGAGGGTGAAAGTTACTTAGATACATCGGCTTTAACAGGCGAGTCAGTGCCACGTCTTGTGCATGTGGGGGAGGAGATTTTAGCTGGATGTATTAATACGAATGCTTTAGTACGTGTTCGCGTCAGCGCAACTTATGGTGACTCAACGGTTGCTCGTATTTTGGAGCTAGTTGAAAATGCGTCATCTAAAAAAGCTCAAACTGAAAAATTTATTACGAAATTTGCTCGTGTTTATACACCAATAGTTGTGTTATTGGCAGTGGCGATTGCGATTATTCCAAGTTTAATTTTTGGGGCAGATTTTTCAACATGGCTATATCGTGCGTTAGTGTTCTTAGTTGTTTCATGTCCTTGTGCTTTAGTTGTTTCGATTCCGTTAGGATTCTTTGCAGGACTTGGTGGTGCTTCAAGTCTTGGTGTTCTTATTAAAGGAGGAAACTATTTAGAAGCATTAAATCATGTGGAGACAGTCGTTTTTGATAAAACAGGAACGTTAACAAAAGGTGTTTTTAAAGTAACACAGATTCACTCAGTCAACATGACTGAAGAAGATTTTATTCAAGTTGCTGCTCATGCTGAAAGTCATTCAACTCATCCGATTGCAAAATCGATTGTAGTTGCATATGGGAAAGAGTTAAGCACAGATCGTTTAACCAATTATGAAGATATCGCAGGTCAGGGGATTAAAGTTAAAGTTGATGATCAACAAGTTTTAATTGGAAATGCGACTTTAATGCAAAGTGCTAATTTAGAAGTTTCAGAAGTCGATGCAATTGGAACCATTATTCACATGGCGATTAATGGTGAGTACAAAGGATACATGGTTATTGCAGATGAGATTAAGGAAAGTTCTAAAGCGGCTATTGCAGAACTAAAAAAACGTGGTGTTTCTAAAGTTGTGATGTTAACAGGTGATCACAAATCAGTGGCTGATAAAGTAGCTAAAGAATTAGGGATTGATGAAGTTTATTCACAATTATTACCTCATCAAAAAGTAGAACATGTTGAAGCATTGCTCGCTAAAAAATCATCAGATCAAAATTTAGTCTTTGTTGGAGATGGAATGAATGACGCACCTGTTCTTGCTCGTGCTGATATCGGAGTTGCAATGGGGGGAATTGGATCTGATGCAGCCATTGAAGCAGCAGATGTGGTCCTAATGAAAGATGATCCAATGGCATTGGTTGATGCGATTGTTAAAGCAAAACAAACAAGCCGTATTTTATATCAAAATATTATCTTTGCTTTAGGTGTTAAAATTCTAGTTATGATACTTGGAGCTTTGGGATTTGCAACGATGTGGGCAGCTGTGTTTGCAGATGTTGGGGTTACTATTCTCGCTGTTATGAATAGTACACGCGCTTTAAAAAGAAAATAA
- the fba gene encoding class II fructose-1,6-bisphosphate aldolase, producing the protein MLVSAKDMLQKAYEGKYAVGQFNINNLEWTKAILLTAQENNSPVILGVSEGAAKYMCGYNTIVGMVEGMMKTLNITVPVALHLDHGSYQGALDAMEAGFSSIMFDGSHYSIEENIAKTTEMVKLTAEKGLSLEAEVGSIGGEEDGVVGKGEVADPAECKLIADLGVTMLAAGIGNIHGKYPENWAGLAFDALEEINAATGNTPLVLHGGTGINEEMIKKAISLGVAKINVNTECQLAFQEATRKYIEAGKDLEGKGFDPRKLLNPGFEAIKACVKEKMELFGSVNKA; encoded by the coding sequence ATGTTAGTTTCTGCTAAAGATATGTTACAAAAAGCCTATGAAGGTAAATACGCTGTTGGTCAATTCAACATCAACAACTTAGAGTGGACTAAAGCTATTTTATTAACTGCTCAAGAAAATAACTCACCAGTTATCTTAGGTGTATCTGAAGGTGCTGCAAAATATATGTGCGGTTATAATACAATCGTAGGTATGGTTGAAGGAATGATGAAAACATTAAACATCACTGTTCCTGTAGCATTACACTTAGACCACGGAAGCTACCAAGGTGCTTTAGACGCTATGGAAGCTGGATTCTCTTCAATCATGTTCGATGGTTCTCATTACTCAATCGAAGAAAACATCGCTAAAACAACTGAAATGGTTAAATTAACTGCTGAAAAAGGATTATCTTTAGAAGCTGAAGTTGGATCAATCGGTGGAGAAGAAGACGGTGTAGTTGGTAAAGGTGAAGTTGCTGACCCAGCTGAATGTAAATTAATCGCTGACTTAGGAGTAACTATGTTAGCTGCTGGAATCGGAAACATCCATGGTAAATACCCAGAAAACTGGGCTGGATTAGCATTCGATGCTTTAGAAGAAATCAATGCTGCAACTGGAAACACTCCATTAGTATTACACGGTGGAACAGGAATTAACGAAGAAATGATTAAAAAAGCGATCTCTTTAGGAGTTGCTAAAATCAACGTTAATACTGAATGCCAATTAGCATTCCAAGAAGCTACACGTAAATACATCGAAGCTGGAAAAGATTTAGAAGGTAAAGGATTCGACCCTCGTAAATTATTAAACCCAGGATTCGAAGCTATTAAAGCTTGCGTTAAAGAAAAAATGGAATTATTCGGATCAGTTAACAAAGCATAA
- a CDS encoding VanZ family protein, whose product MILGILFIFGFLVYRISCSLKFKTFNVWREVAIWIFFIYLVVVANLTLFKHGVFEYPISIQQLIDRVNLVPLVETYKMLTDGWIVAYSWYQVIANILVLIPLGFLTPILFKSLTKWWHILIVGCSTSLLIEVFQILTPQNVVDVDDLIFNTLGAMIGYGVYLLFIKLVKYFKLMNVVEKFEVPLKKPIIRVASVPISIMVLISCLASILAYYESTLCASLSDEELVTAHLSYEGEIISTSLEDYRLILKDDGEYLDLDIYQELPLNRVRMIGGSQWHPEYNEMNYEFMFLTDDFRVDDEAIFVIFGKNEAATQIKITYLEEEYIEELSPGNFLVVYPKIILMDDDSLYQLYDSKESKNFEVEFLSENGEVVNSL is encoded by the coding sequence GTGATTTTAGGAATATTATTTATCTTTGGATTTTTAGTTTATCGAATTAGTTGTAGTTTGAAATTTAAGACATTTAATGTATGGCGTGAAGTAGCGATCTGGATATTTTTTATTTACTTGGTTGTTGTAGCGAATTTAACTTTGTTTAAGCACGGCGTTTTTGAGTATCCAATTTCTATACAGCAGTTGATAGATAGGGTGAATTTGGTTCCACTTGTAGAAACTTATAAAATGTTAACTGATGGTTGGATTGTGGCGTATTCTTGGTACCAAGTGATTGCGAATATTTTAGTATTAATACCGCTGGGCTTTTTAACGCCAATCTTATTTAAATCGTTAACTAAGTGGTGGCATATTTTAATTGTTGGATGTAGTACCTCATTATTAATCGAAGTATTCCAAATCTTAACGCCTCAAAATGTTGTAGATGTGGATGATTTAATTTTTAATACATTGGGAGCTATGATTGGATACGGTGTGTATCTACTATTTATAAAGCTAGTTAAGTATTTCAAGTTGATGAATGTTGTGGAAAAGTTTGAGGTTCCGTTGAAAAAGCCTATTATTAGAGTCGCGAGTGTTCCAATTAGTATTATGGTTTTGATCTCCTGTTTGGCATCGATATTGGCTTATTATGAATCTACACTGTGTGCTAGTTTAAGTGATGAAGAACTAGTAACAGCCCATTTATCTTATGAGGGTGAAATTATTTCAACATCTTTGGAGGATTATCGTCTAATTTTAAAGGATGATGGTGAGTATTTAGACTTAGATATTTATCAAGAGCTACCGCTTAATCGTGTCCGCATGATTGGTGGGAGTCAGTGGCATCCTGAATATAATGAAATGAATTATGAATTTATGTTTTTGACTGATGATTTTAGAGTCGATGATGAAGCAATCTTTGTGATATTTGGAAAAAATGAAGCAGCAACTCAGATTAAAATCACGTATTTAGAAGAAGAATATATAGAAGAACTTTCGCCTGGAAATTTCTTAGTTGTTTATCCAAAAATTATTTTAATGGATGACGATAGCTTGTATCAGTTGTATGACAGTAAAGAGTCGAAAAATTTTGAAGTTGAATTTTTAAGTGAAAATGGAGAAGTGGTGAATAGTTTATGA
- a CDS encoding MATE family efflux transporter gives MHHSLQTTNISKLLLKYCIPAIISMMTVSLYNAVDRIFIGHIQGAGSLALTGLGTLIPFTTIILACELLITYGAIANLSLRLGEQKKEEAEDFLNQVPLLGLIISIFLMIVFYLFNEPLLYLFGATSDTIGYAKDYLNILTIGIPFYIMGFSLMGIIRSEGDPKRAALILMASCLINIILDPLFIFGLNLGISGAALATILSQATVFLYVVYYYTRGASNLKLDFKKLKIQHHLVKPIITFGLSTALIQLISAFVQILLNQSLKHYGTALSIGSFTTISTIYNLVMMPVVGINQGMIPIIGYNFGQRNYTRVKKTFLQGTIASTIIFTLGFLLIYILPTPLVSFFNPDKTFINTTVTELKLYAFSLPLCALSLTAPNFFQSIGNSKLSIWLVIIRQMIILIPALIILPRLIGLNGVWLAQPITDLSVSLLCFFLIKKEFKRLSSVN, from the coding sequence TTGCATCACTCACTACAAACCACAAACATTTCTAAATTACTACTCAAATATTGTATCCCAGCTATCATTAGTATGATGACCGTTTCCTTATACAATGCCGTTGATCGTATCTTTATTGGTCATATTCAAGGTGCCGGTTCCTTAGCTTTAACTGGACTTGGAACCTTAATTCCTTTTACAACGATTATATTAGCCTGTGAACTTTTAATTACGTACGGAGCTATCGCTAACCTCTCACTAAGACTTGGCGAACAAAAGAAGGAAGAAGCAGAGGATTTTTTGAATCAAGTTCCGCTTCTTGGACTCATAATTAGCATTTTCTTAATGATTGTCTTCTATCTATTTAATGAACCCCTTCTTTACCTATTCGGAGCTACATCAGATACGATTGGCTATGCCAAAGATTATCTCAATATTTTAACAATCGGTATTCCATTTTATATTATGGGCTTTTCTTTAATGGGAATTATCCGCTCTGAAGGAGATCCAAAACGAGCGGCTTTAATTTTAATGGCAAGCTGTCTCATTAATATTATTTTGGATCCGCTCTTTATTTTTGGACTTAATCTCGGGATTAGCGGAGCTGCACTTGCTACCATCTTATCGCAGGCCACTGTCTTTCTTTATGTTGTGTACTATTACACACGAGGTGCCTCTAACCTAAAACTTGATTTTAAAAAATTAAAAATTCAACATCATTTAGTAAAACCTATCATTACCTTTGGATTATCCACAGCGCTTATCCAGCTCATTTCTGCTTTCGTTCAAATTTTATTAAATCAGTCTCTAAAACACTATGGAACCGCTCTATCCATCGGATCTTTCACAACCATTAGCACTATTTATAATCTCGTCATGATGCCGGTCGTCGGAATTAATCAAGGAATGATTCCAATTATTGGGTATAACTTTGGTCAACGAAACTATACCCGTGTCAAAAAAACATTTTTACAAGGAACTATTGCTTCAACTATTATTTTCACACTCGGATTTTTACTTATCTATATTCTTCCCACGCCGCTTGTGAGCTTTTTTAATCCAGATAAAACCTTCATTAACACAACTGTAACTGAACTTAAACTCTACGCCTTCAGTCTTCCATTATGTGCTTTATCTTTAACTGCCCCAAACTTCTTCCAATCAATTGGGAATTCAAAACTCTCTATTTGGCTTGTGATTATTCGTCAGATGATTATTTTGATTCCCGCTCTCATCATTCTTCCTAGATTAATAGGACTGAATGGAGTCTGGCTAGCTCAGCCAATCACAGATTTAAGTGTTTCATTACTCTGTTTCTTCTTAATAAAAAAAGAGTTTAAACGACTATCTTCTGTCAATTAA
- a CDS encoding sensor histidine kinase translates to MDTNSKSSNKISKWIVGIISVLIIGMISGWLYSQYENMGKIAKQQSGTIYTDHEFYTYLSELSYTLYFDTLKQENKEISNEELIQITTNDLEYLYDRYYHETSIENVDFYYLSTDEQYKVLMKSIGSYVKNNLIDSNWIFNQLQNMEYLVIDQTEGSNYKYGNLNLETLNNANLTASQLENLKNQYQSFVVLNYDANGNLTVINNYEFDSSTNVYNHFEYQDGYKLAPIKNMTIVYGVPKILTYTDYIWQMNYRYDWWSIQSVVGYFSWIAIALTAITAIILPINAFKQSKLFTWILKIPFEIMLFLSIFLFPIFIEAMPSLVQSTLEEMEFMNTSYLIFPESVHHLIAPTFNIVMWTIVLYWFFLDCVYLKNLFKIGWKATIKTKFISINLMRGFVRKGRLIYQNLANIDLKNANTKKLALFLGIQFVMISIMCLTWFFGLFIAIIYTGFLFVYLNKKIKKIESDYSRLFEVTNEVAEGNLDVVIDEDLGIFNSFKDEVVNIQSGLKKAVQNEVKSQRMKTDLIANVSHDLKTPLTSIITYVDLLKDENLTHEKRTQYLETLDQKSQRLKILIEDLFEMSKASSGNITMNLQMVDVVSLMKQTLLETEDKIEEAGLMIRRQFPEHKVMISLDSERTFRVFENLISNMTKYAMARTRAYIDIVDDEEIVQIIFKNMSAEEINVNVDELVERFVRGDQSRHTEGSGLGLAIAKSFVELQGGQFVVQVDGDLFKVIITFSK, encoded by the coding sequence TTGGATACAAACTCGAAAAGCAGTAATAAAATAAGTAAATGGATTGTTGGCATCATCTCCGTTTTAATAATAGGAATGATTTCAGGTTGGCTTTATTCACAGTATGAGAACATGGGGAAAATCGCTAAACAACAATCTGGAACTATATACACTGATCATGAGTTTTATACATATTTATCTGAATTAAGTTATACCTTATACTTTGATACCTTAAAACAGGAAAATAAAGAAATTAGTAATGAGGAATTAATTCAGATAACGACAAATGATTTAGAGTATTTATATGATAGGTACTATCATGAAACATCGATAGAAAATGTAGATTTTTATTATTTATCAACAGATGAGCAATATAAAGTTCTGATGAAATCTATCGGCTCATACGTTAAAAATAACTTAATTGATTCTAACTGGATTTTTAATCAGCTACAAAATATGGAGTACTTAGTCATTGATCAAACAGAGGGTTCGAACTATAAATATGGGAATCTTAATCTTGAAACATTGAACAATGCAAATTTAACTGCTTCACAATTAGAAAATTTAAAGAATCAATATCAGTCATTTGTTGTTTTAAATTATGATGCAAATGGAAATTTAACCGTGATAAATAACTATGAATTCGATTCTTCGACTAACGTGTATAATCACTTTGAGTATCAAGATGGCTATAAATTAGCTCCCATTAAAAACATGACGATTGTTTATGGGGTCCCTAAAATCTTAACCTATACAGATTATATCTGGCAGATGAATTATAGATATGATTGGTGGAGTATACAATCTGTTGTAGGCTATTTTAGTTGGATTGCGATTGCCTTAACAGCGATAACAGCTATTATTTTACCCATTAACGCTTTTAAACAAAGTAAGTTATTTACATGGATATTAAAAATTCCGTTTGAAATCATGCTCTTTTTATCCATCTTTTTGTTTCCGATTTTTATTGAGGCAATGCCAAGTCTAGTTCAATCTACACTTGAAGAGATGGAGTTTATGAATACTAGTTATTTAATCTTCCCTGAGAGTGTCCATCATTTAATTGCTCCAACATTTAATATCGTGATGTGGACTATCGTTTTATACTGGTTTTTCCTAGATTGTGTCTATCTTAAAAATCTATTTAAAATAGGATGGAAAGCAACAATAAAAACAAAATTTATCAGTATTAATCTCATGAGAGGGTTTGTAAGAAAAGGACGATTAATTTATCAAAATTTAGCTAATATTGATTTGAAAAATGCTAATACCAAAAAGTTAGCACTATTTTTAGGAATTCAATTTGTTATGATTAGTATCATGTGTTTAACTTGGTTTTTTGGTTTATTTATTGCTATCATTTACACAGGTTTCCTATTTGTTTACTTAAATAAAAAGATTAAAAAAATAGAATCAGATTATTCAAGGTTATTTGAAGTCACAAATGAAGTTGCAGAAGGAAACCTAGATGTGGTCATTGATGAAGACTTAGGAATTTTTAATTCATTTAAAGATGAAGTTGTTAATATTCAAAGTGGATTAAAAAAGGCAGTTCAAAATGAAGTGAAGAGTCAGCGCATGAAAACAGATTTAATAGCGAATGTTTCACATGATTTAAAAACACCTCTGACGTCAATTATTACATATGTTGATTTACTTAAAGATGAAAATTTAACTCATGAAAAACGAACACAGTACCTTGAAACATTAGACCAAAAATCGCAGCGACTAAAAATTTTAATTGAAGATTTATTTGAGATGAGTAAGGCAAGTAGTGGTAATATCACAATGAATTTACAGATGGTGGACGTGGTTTCTTTAATGAAACAAACGTTGCTTGAAACAGAGGATAAAATTGAAGAAGCGGGACTTATGATTCGCCGTCAATTTCCAGAACATAAGGTAATGATATCACTTGATAGTGAGCGTACATTCCGTGTGTTTGAAAACTTAATTTCAAATATGACAAAGTATGCAATGGCTAGAACACGTGCTTATATTGATATTGTGGATGATGAAGAAATAGTTCAAATTATTTTTAAAAATATGTCGGCTGAGGAAATCAATGTTAATGTCGATGAACTAGTGGAACGATTTGTAAGAGGAGATCAATCTCGTCATACAGAGGGATCAGGTCTTGGACTTGCGATTGCAAAAAGTTTTGTGGAATTACAAGGTGGACAATTTGTGGTTCAGGTCGATGGAGACTTGTTTAAAGTCATCATCACGTTTAGTAAATAA